The DNA region GTAAGCAACTCCTGCCTTTCTAATCCGGCCAGCGACCGGATGCGACCATCATACACTGCTTCAGAGATGAAGCCGCACACATTTGGATGCATCCGGTAGGTTGTTTCCAAAAGAATTCCCTCTTCCGGAGGTATGGTATGTCGGCCCTGCAATAAGTATTCGAGCGCCGATTTGCCGGAATCTCCAGGATGCACCCCTTGAGTCGGCTGGGCTAATTGCATCTGATCTCCAACGAGAATGATGTTCTTGGCGGCGGTCCCAGCGGCAATCAGGTGAGCAAGCGACAACTGTCCGGCCTCATCGATAAACAGATAGTCAAATGGCTGCTGACCGCCGATCGATGCAAAAAGCCACACCGTACCAGCAACCAGATCGGCACCAGGAAGCTCCGCTGCCACATCGTCACCTGTACCGACATTGTTAATGTATTTGCCATTGAACTGAGTATCATCAGAACTCCAAGACGCTTTCTTAATTCCGCAAAAGGTAAAGCCACTCTCATCAGCTCTCTGTTCCACGGCTGTAAGGAGGTTATGAATTACCTTGTGGCTATTGGCTGACACACCAACCTTCTTGGCTTCCTTCATGAGTCCTAAAATCAAGTGCGAAGCCGTATATGTCTTTCCTGTGCCAGGAGGACCCTGGATGAACAAATACGTATTCTCCATTCGCAACACAATGTCCAGAAAACCTCTGAGATTAGCGGTGTCACTCGTATAGAGTGGAGCGCCGGATACAATTCCCTTAATAGTTGGTTTCTTACGTTCCAAAAGGTCAAGAATTGACCTGTGCGGGCAGACAACACCTGTTTTCGCCTGTATATAACTCTCTATGAATGACCACAACGAGTTTCTTAAAGTGTCTGTACCTATCGGTCCCTGAGGTATAAGATCAAGGTAGAGCGGAAGATTCCCTTTGGCATTCCCGCGCTTTAGTTGCAAAAACCGCTCTTTTACGTCGAGTTTTACAATTGTCCCGGCTGGACTGAGGTCCTCGGCGATGTCGCCGGAATCACCTTCGCGAAACTTATATTCTTGCTCAGGGGAAATATAGGTAACCACAGTCGACTTCTTCTCAGGGAAAGGCGGCGTCACCATTGACAGCTCCAGCCCTCCAATACATTCGCCATCTTCTATCAATTCTTCGCTCGTGGCCGTCTGACGGGAAAACCTCTTCCACCATGCTGGTTTGGCTTCTCGCCTGTAGTAATCGGCCAGATCATAGATAAGCCTATCCAATCGCTGTTGCAGAGTATAGTCGGCCTCTGATTCCGGTAATCCGGTCAGGAGTGCCCCTTCAAATTCCTTCAGTTGCATCTGTAGTGGATTCTCCTCAGTCGCAAAGCTCACAGGTGGTGATGCCTCCACTGGAACTTCAGGGGCACCCGCCTTTAACTGGCCGAGCCAGTCTCGCAAACCGATAAGTGAGACACAATCTTCCAAATTATAATCTCGTATGTACACAAGGAATTTGTTATCACCTGTCTCAATATACTTCTCATAATAGACAATACTGGCCGAAGCCGTTTTTACTTCGGCCTTTCTCTTGGGCAAATAAAAACGCTCAACATTCTTGATCGAGTAAGCTGGCTCGGAAATAAGAAGCGAGTGCCGAACGATTTTGAACAGGTCGACAAAGACCTTCTCGCGCAAGAGATGATCCACCTCGGCTTCCATTGTGGCATATTTGCACATCAACCGTTTGACAGCCGTCTCCTCATACGTTGCATAGTGATAAATATGCATTTTCGGGAAGCGCTTGAGCCGTTCCATGAAGAATGTGATCAGTTTTTCGAATGACTGTTTCTCCTCCCGATGGTTATGGGACCAAAACTCCTCAAACGCGACTTCAGTCCCTTTCGAGTGACATATACCAAAGAGGTATTCCAGCCCCTGAGGAAAAAGCGGGTCACCCTCAATATCAAAGAACAAGTCCCCCTTATCAGGTTCAGGCAGGCTACGCAGTCCCTTTGTAGCGCTCGTGTCTGGTAGTAATTCATATTTGTCTTTGTCTGTGTGCCGCTTGTGTAATTGGAGTTGCGACTGTTGACGCAGGCGTGAAAGAGTCTGATCACCTATTCCCTTCACGTGGTTATGAGAGGAAGTTCCCAATGCTTCAACGGTTCTGACATCAACTGTTGCCAGCTTTCTGATTTGACTCTTGCGGATGTTTGCAACTTGAGAGAGATGATCGTCCTCAATTCGTTTGGTATTACAAAGCGTCCGGAAATCACACCTCTCGCAGTGGTCACATGGCTCAGGATAGGCTTGGCGATGATCCGAGACATGGTTCAGGAAGTCCCGCTTTAGATGCTTGTAATATTCAAAGAAATCTTTGACCAAGTGTGACTCCTGTATGCCACTTCCCAAGTAAACATGAATGTGACAAGGCATAGTGCCTTGAAGTGTCTGTAGCATTTCGGAGTAAAGACAGAGCTGGATGATGACAAATGGCTTGGTATAGCTAGCTAGTTTCGTGTCAAGGGCCTCATATGAATACGAACCCAACTCAGATCGACACTCAATGCGAATCAGAAAATCAGCAAGACCAACAAAACCGTCACGCACGAGAAATGGCTGGTAGATTATTTCATGACCCACAGCCATTGCTTCCTTTGTAGCTGCCAATCGTTCGGCGTGAGTTCCTCCCATGTCGCTCAAGTCCCATACGGATTTTCCCTTGGCCTTAAGGTCAGCCAGAAAGCGCTTCTCATGCTGAATACCCTTTGCTTGGACTAATCTCCCTTCCTCAGATGGCTCGTCTTTCGAAAGAGGAGTTACAAGGTTACTACAAGTCAAAGTAGTCCAATGCGAACAATCTAAATGCCTGCATAAATCAGTCGGCGAGTAGTAGATGTGACCGTCTACCTTCTGCATTGGTTTCCCTCAGTCAAGCTCAGTAACTGATAGAGTTCTAAAGCTGAAGTTTTCGAGAGACGGCAACACACTTGACCTGCCCCCGTTTGTTGTACCACTTCCAATGTTAGTCATGCGATAGCCAAAGTCAATGGGTTTGGGGGCTAGGTCAGTACAACAAACGGGGGCAGGTCAAGTGTTCGGTGTCTTATCTAACAATTGTTCACACTCTGCTAAGGTCAGAAATCTGATAGGCTTCATGTCATCGGTTTTCAGGGGCTTAACCAGTCGCAGCGGATTATCTCTCAAATATCCCCAGCGGATAGCCAAATTGAACATAACCTTCAGTGCATCGAGTTCAAAATTTACGGTGCGGGCTCTTACTCCAACACGAGTGCGGCTCGTTACGCTCGTTCCGCCTTTTACGGGCTTGCCATTCGGATTCATGCGCGAAACCCGTCGAAATGTCTTGTATGCTTCCATAATCTCTGGCGTGAGTTGCGAGACTGCTACGATATGTGGCCGCTTCTCGGCAACGAACCGCCTGAGATGGTCTGTCACTGCTGCATAGCGCTCAGTGGTTGTTGGCCTATGATTTGTCTTGTTATATTCCCTAAATCGTTCGATTAGGACTTCAATTTTGATATCTTGTTTCGTGAATCCAAACTCTTCACGGGCGATCTTGACTTCTGCGTCTTTGAGTGCGAGTTCAGCAACCTTACGCGAGGTTCCGACACGTTTTCTGATTCGATGTCCTTTGATTCTGACATCGAGATACCATATATCTTCACGTTGATAGATCCTTGCCACGCAACCTCCCAATGAACACAAATTGGACACAACGACTTTCTGAAGGAAAGATAATCGAATCTAATTCATTGTCAAGTAATTAGTTAGACGGACTCAAAAAAATCAATCTGCCGAAGGGGGGACTCGAACCCCCACACCCTTGCGAGTACTGCGCCCTGAACGCAGCGCGTCTACCAGTTTCACCACTTCGGCGATGTTGACGCAAATATAAGCCAGCCCCACCAAAACGCAACGGGAATGTTCGCAGCAAATTTCCAACTCCATCATTGAAAGTTCGTTGCGGAGAGCGGACGGCGGATTACGACTGGCGAAGCAATCTCACGCTTGTCTTTTTATTTGCAATCGGCTTATGTGCAGTCAGGCGTCTCGGCCTGACTGTCTTTGAACGTGTCGGGCTGAGACGCCTGACACCACTTACCCGTCTTGTTAGATAAGTGAGACCTACGGTCAAATAAGTGGCGGGTTCGAAGACGGGCCCGCCCTACCAAGAATGCCTTCAAGCTTGCCCAAGCAGACAGACGTATTACTCCTTGGGACAATAACACCAGGACATGTTCATTCCTTCTTATGTTCCCCTTCGTACACATCCCCCATCACGCCTTCTTCTTTGCTGAAAAAACCAATATGATAGTCGAAATCGCAGGCGGCCTTGGGGATTGTTCGTGACAGAAGTTTCATATCCCCGGTTCGCCAATGGATTGTCGAATCAGAGGTCGCGAAATCGTAATTGAGCATTGGCTCTGATTTATCTTTTGGGTATAGATGAAACAATACTCTGTAATCTTCATGCAGATCGCGATTTATCCGAATTATCGATGTCAGATAGAGAGAATCATACGCGGCGTAGATATTCATGCTGAGAAGGTGGATTTTATTGTCAAATGAGTGGTCGGGCTCAAGCTTCACAATTTCGCTCAGAGGAGGAGTTGCCATGCCGATACGCTCATCCCATAACTTTTGCCCGGTTTCGGTTAGATATGACCGTATCATACCGAGCCGGCTCCAGCCACGCGGGTTTTTTGTTACGTCAAGACCATAATAATTGCTGTCGTAGCCGGGAGACACAGCATTCGGCATCACTTCAAAAAGCAGATCGCCGGTCTGTTTGCGAAATAAAGTTGAATCATAAAGAAAACCAGGTGGATAATGCAGATTTCTGACAGCAAGAAGATTCGGGTAATGGCTGAGCGCGATCGTTACTTCGAGTTGATCATTGACTTTGCGAGGCATGAAATAATCAACCGCGTCATATTTATTATGGCGAAGGACAATATTGAAAAGATAAGGATCGCTGATAAACTGCGTCAGATAGAGCAGTTCATAACGTTGAATAAATCGCGCTGCCGGATGAGAGTAAACTTCGTTAATTGATATGAATGTATAAACCGGATAAAAGACAAAAAACTCCTCATGACCGCTCAGAAAAACAGAGCCCGCTCGTTGCCTCATTTCATCGGGATCTGTATTCCATGTCTGCACTTGCGCTGTTCGAGCTGTTTTAACCGACACTTCGCGAATATGATTTCCGAACCGGCTCACCAGTACAACCAACAATACTACGACAGCAGCGGGCACAATAAATCGGGCTTTTATCCGGAACCGGTCAGCTCGAATCATGGCAGCAACCCACAATCCAATCAGAGGAGCTGCTAAAAACTGGAGAAAATCCTGTGATTTAATCAAATTGATAGGATGGTCGAGCGCTCCCAACACCGATCCAATCAGAAAATATATAGGCACAGCAGCGAGGAGGACTAGAAGCCCCCGATTGAGGGAAGTGCGGCGGCGCTTGATGCCATAGAATATGCCTGCAAGAAACAGAAGTCCCACAAGAGAGAATGACAAAAATGAAAATGAGATTCCGGTCGAACCGCTGTGATGCCAATCACCTCGTGACCGATCAGAACCAAATTCCCACACAGACTGCATACTCGGCAGCCAATAAGGAAAACTTATGAGTGCGCCGAGGGCCAGAATAGCCCATGCGCGGGTGAGACTAAACGTGGGGGGATTTATCAATGACCATTTTCGAAAAATTGTCGAACGCGCCACAATTGCAAGCGCTCCAATAAAGAACGCATAAAAATACGTGGCAAATATAATCGCTCCGATCAATCCTCCCGAAACATAAAATTTCCAGTCTTCTTTCTTTGGCTTTACTTGCTCTATGTATAGCAGCCACCACGGCAGAAAAAAACTATTACCGAGGAATGCATGCGGTCTGTACAACTGAAGCGGATTGTCAGATGAACAAATGAGAACCGTCAATGCCGCCACAAGGAATGCTCGA from Candidatus Zixiibacteriota bacterium includes:
- a CDS encoding arabinofuranosyltransferase — protein: MSNVKAKIRKHGLLSGLLTAFFLFGLGLIIWSWPLRIYTEDRLIYDLMWLDAWGLSFCLATIFVWVSKLSTTTKVYLGLMCLSLYGVVTVSLIFDGTDFPDNSYWGDNKFRLAMILKFATVSAVKDYYYKDLPLFYPPIYYWLLAFFSKLMSIDAYKMMKIGSQYIYLLSPPLLFVMWRRILDPFRAFLVAALTVLICSSDNPLQLYRPHAFLGNSFFLPWWLLYIEQVKPKKEDWKFYVSGGLIGAIIFATYFYAFFIGALAIVARSTIFRKWSLINPPTFSLTRAWAILALGALISFPYWLPSMQSVWEFGSDRSRGDWHHSGSTGISFSFLSFSLVGLLFLAGIFYGIKRRRTSLNRGLLVLLAAVPIYFLIGSVLGALDHPINLIKSQDFLQFLAAPLIGLWVAAMIRADRFRIKARFIVPAAVVVLLVVLVSRFGNHIREVSVKTARTAQVQTWNTDPDEMRQRAGSVFLSGHEEFFVFYPVYTFISINEVYSHPAARFIQRYELLYLTQFISDPYLFNIVLRHNKYDAVDYFMPRKVNDQLEVTIALSHYPNLLAVRNLHYPPGFLYDSTLFRKQTGDLLFEVMPNAVSPGYDSNYYGLDVTKNPRGWSRLGMIRSYLTETGQKLWDERIGMATPPLSEIVKLEPDHSFDNKIHLLSMNIYAAYDSLYLTSIIRINRDLHEDYRVLFHLYPKDKSEPMLNYDFATSDSTIHWRTGDMKLLSRTIPKAACDFDYHIGFFSKEEGVMGDVYEGEHKKE
- a CDS encoding phage integrase SAM-like domain-containing protein, whose protein sequence is MARIYQREDIWYLDVRIKGHRIRKRVGTSRKVAELALKDAEVKIAREEFGFTKQDIKIEVLIERFREYNKTNHRPTTTERYAAVTDHLRRFVAEKRPHIVAVSQLTPEIMEAYKTFRRVSRMNPNGKPVKGGTSVTSRTRVGVRARTVNFELDALKVMFNLAIRWGYLRDNPLRLVKPLKTDDMKPIRFLTLAECEQLLDKTPNT
- a CDS encoding TM0106 family RecB-like putative nuclease yields the protein MQKVDGHIYYSPTDLCRHLDCSHWTTLTCSNLVTPLSKDEPSEEGRLVQAKGIQHEKRFLADLKAKGKSVWDLSDMGGTHAERLAATKEAMAVGHEIIYQPFLVRDGFVGLADFLIRIECRSELGSYSYEALDTKLASYTKPFVIIQLCLYSEMLQTLQGTMPCHIHVYLGSGIQESHLVKDFFEYYKHLKRDFLNHVSDHRQAYPEPCDHCERCDFRTLCNTKRIEDDHLSQVANIRKSQIRKLATVDVRTVEALGTSSHNHVKGIGDQTLSRLRQQSQLQLHKRHTDKDKYELLPDTSATKGLRSLPEPDKGDLFFDIEGDPLFPQGLEYLFGICHSKGTEVAFEEFWSHNHREEKQSFEKLITFFMERLKRFPKMHIYHYATYEETAVKRLMCKYATMEAEVDHLLREKVFVDLFKIVRHSLLISEPAYSIKNVERFYLPKRKAEVKTASASIVYYEKYIETGDNKFLVYIRDYNLEDCVSLIGLRDWLGQLKAGAPEVPVEASPPVSFATEENPLQMQLKEFEGALLTGLPESEADYTLQQRLDRLIYDLADYYRREAKPAWWKRFSRQTATSEELIEDGECIGGLELSMVTPPFPEKKSTVVTYISPEQEYKFREGDSGDIAEDLSPAGTIVKLDVKERFLQLKRGNAKGNLPLYLDLIPQGPIGTDTLRNSLWSFIESYIQAKTGVVCPHRSILDLLERKKPTIKGIVSGAPLYTSDTANLRGFLDIVLRMENTYLFIQGPPGTGKTYTASHLILGLMKEAKKVGVSANSHKVIHNLLTAVEQRADESGFTFCGIKKASWSSDDTQFNGKYINNVGTGDDVAAELPGADLVAGTVWLFASIGGQQPFDYLFIDEAGQLSLAHLIAAGTAAKNIILVGDQMQLAQPTQGVHPGDSGKSALEYLLQGRHTIPPEEGILLETTYRMHPNVCGFISEAVYDGRIRSLAGLERQELLTNGALSDKLLRTGITCRFVNHEGSVQRSDEEAEHIKSLYEDILKLRYRDRHDQEHAFTPDNILVVSPYNMQVNNLKRTLGDHARVGTVDKFQGQEAEVVIVSMATSSPDEVSRGIDFLYSQNRLNVSLSRARIASILVMSPQLMNIRCSTVEQMKLANTLCWAKEYASTPQRL